A genomic region of Solanum dulcamara chromosome 2, daSolDulc1.2, whole genome shotgun sequence contains the following coding sequences:
- the LOC129879974 gene encoding probable carboxylesterase 6 translates to MKKRRMKTITFDPNFNLQKIKEYPQHKVLLEEIEGLIKVYKDGHVERPQIVPNVTSKLPLELGVTSSDVVIDRHTNIWARLYVPKISSSCQGNKLPLLIYFHGGGFCVGSSSWICYHEFLAKLASIANCVIMSINYRLAPENRLPAAYDDGVKTIVWIRQKVFMGANEDYWWLNRVNFSSIYLVGDSAGGNIAYNVAIRLCSKIGDLKPIILKGIILIQPFFGGESRTYSEKYTSQSPRSALTLASADTYWRLALPTGANRDHPWCNAIAKESVDLVDIRNIPGILVCISELDILRDRNLEFCATLNRVVGNKKVVDYVMFKGVGHAFQVLNKSQVAQTRTIELIEQIKAYISK, encoded by the coding sequence atgaaaaaaagaagaatgaaaACCATAACATTTGATCCAAATTTCAACCTtcaaaaaatcaaagaatatcCTCAACATAAAGTTTTATTAGAAGAAATTGAAGGTCTTATTAAAGTTTACAAAGATGGTCATGTTGAAAGACCTCAAATAGTCCCAAATGTTACTAGTAAATTGCCTCTTGAACTTGGTGTTACCTCTAGTGATGTTGTAATTGATAGGCACACAAATATTTGGGCACGTTTATATGTCccaaaaatatcatcatcatgtCAAGGAAATAAATTAcctttattaatttatttccaTGGTGGTGGATTTTGTGTTGGATCATCATCTTGGATTTGTTACCATGAGTTCTTAGCAAAATTAGCATCAATTGCTAATTGTGTGATCATGTCTATTAATTATCGTTTAGCCCCCGAAAATCGTCTTCCAGCAGCTTACGATGATGGGGTTAAGACGATTGTTTGGATAAGACAAAAAGTGTTTATGGGTGCTAATGAAGATTATTGGTGGTTAAATAGGGTTAATTTTTCTAGTATTTATTTGGTTGGTGATAGTGCTGGTGGGAACATAGCCTATAATGTAGCTATTAGGCTTTGTTCAAAAATAGGTGACCTAAAGCCAATAATTTTAAAAGGTATAATTTTAATTCAACCTTTTTTTGGTGGAGAATCCAGGACTTACTCCGAAAAATACACAAGTCAATCGCCACGATCAGCGCTCACATTAGCGAGCGCTGACACATACTGGCGACTGGCGTTACCCACGGGGGCTAATCGAGACCACCCGTGGTGTAATGCAATTGCAAAAGAGAGTGTAGATTTGGTGGATATAAGAAATATTCCTGGTATATTGGTGTGTATATCTGAGTTAGATATTTTGAGAGACAGAAATTTGGAATTTTGTGCTACTTTAAATAGAGTTGTTGGTAATAAGAAAGTTGTTGACTATGTGATGTTTAAAGGTGTAGGCCATGCGTTTCAAGTTTTGAACAAGTCTCAAGTTGCACAAACAAGAACAATAGAGTTGATTGAACAAATTAAAGCCTATATCAGCAAATGA